The segment ATGCCAACCTTCATCTCATGCAGCTACAGGAAGAAGGCATCAACTGCTGGCTCAAAGATGAAAATACAGTTACAATTGATCCGCTCTTGACCAATGCGATTGGCGGCATCAAGCTGATGGTACACGAATCGCAAAAGGAAAGAGCAAAAGATATTTTACGAACTATACAGAACAAGGCAAAAGAAAACCGGGCTTGCCCATATTGCGGCTCATTGAATGTGGAATATATTTTCAGCAACCGAAAAGCTTCCAACTGGTTCAGTGCCATCTTTACTTATCTGCTCGGCGGCTATGCAATTGCAGGTGAAAAACGATATCACTGTTTCGATTGCGAAAAAGAGTTTGAAGAAGTGAAAGAAGTTGTCAGCCCGACGAAGGAGGGATCTGTTGAGCAATAACCCGAAGTCTGGCAGATTCCTCTTCGTTGAAATGACATTAAACAATTTTTTTTCATCCATGAAAGCCTTCGTAACTTTTGACCTAATTGTAACGCCATGTGGAACGACATCCTGAACCACTTTCAAACACTTGAACATCGTCCGCTCGAACGGATGGCTATCCTTGTTGGTGGTCTCTTGCTTTTCTGGATCATTGAAGGTGCCATTCCTTTGTTTCCGCTCCGTTACAAGAAAACAAAACTGCGCCATGCAGGTGTAAATTTTGTGTTCACCGTTATCCATCTCATCATTCATACGTTCCTGGCCGTACTCATCATTAAACTATCTGACTGGTGTGCCGCAACCGAATTTGGTCTGGTGTACTGGACAAACGCCAACATACTGGTAACCATTTTTATTGGTGTACTGGCGCTCGATTTCAGCAGTTGGCTGGTGCACTTTGTGATGCACAAAGTGCCTTTGCTCTGGCGCTTTCATCTTATTCACCACAGCGATACCAATGTGGATGTAACAACCGGGCTCCGTCATCATCCCGGCGACAGTTTGTTGAGAGGTATCTTTTTTCTCCTGCTCATCTTTATTTCAGGGGCACCCATGTACAGCGTCATGATCTATCAAACGCTGGTAGTGCTGGCCACTGCATTCACACACGCCAACATCAGTCTGCCGGTAAAACTTGATAAAGCGCTGAGTTATATTCTTATTTCACCCAATATGCACAAAGTGCATCATCACTGGAAACAACCTTATACTGATAGTAATTACGGGGCCGTGTTCTCCATTTGGGACCGTCTTTTAGGCACATTCTCAAGTTTGGATATTAAACAGGTGCGTTACGGTCTCGATCGGTATTATCCGGAAGATAAAGACGAAAATGTAATGGAGCTGATGAAAAAGCCGTTTGGCAAACTGGAAAAATAATCCTGTTTTCACCAAACTGCATGTCCTCTTTTTCTGATTTTTTCCTAAAATATTGGCCAAAGCTGGCAGTTCGAAAAAAATCTTCAACTTTTCTTAAAAAAATTTATTTCATTAAAGCGCTGTTTTACAGCGCTTTAATTTTTACAAGCTATCGTTTTCTGCCAGCTACTAAAAAAAAGATGGTACTTTGTGTTGCATAGTACTGAATTTTCACTTAGCTTTGTTTTGTCAATGTAATTAAGGTGATTGGAAGGCAGAAGCAGAAAGGAAGAGCTCTCCCCCATGATTCTCCACCACCTTTCACCAAATAAACAAACTCCTCAGGTTATGAATATCGAGAACACACAAAGCCAGATGCGCAAGGGAGTCCTGGAGTTTTGCATTCTCTCCGTTATCCAACGGGGCGAA is part of the Lacibacter sediminis genome and harbors:
- a CDS encoding putative signal transducing protein; amino-acid sequence: MSFTILNTYDNYIDANLHLMQLQEEGINCWLKDENTVTIDPLLTNAIGGIKLMVHESQKERAKDILRTIQNKAKENRACPYCGSLNVEYIFSNRKASNWFSAIFTYLLGGYAIAGEKRYHCFDCEKEFEEVKEVVSPTKEGSVEQ
- a CDS encoding sterol desaturase family protein; this translates as MWNDILNHFQTLEHRPLERMAILVGGLLLFWIIEGAIPLFPLRYKKTKLRHAGVNFVFTVIHLIIHTFLAVLIIKLSDWCAATEFGLVYWTNANILVTIFIGVLALDFSSWLVHFVMHKVPLLWRFHLIHHSDTNVDVTTGLRHHPGDSLLRGIFFLLLIFISGAPMYSVMIYQTLVVLATAFTHANISLPVKLDKALSYILISPNMHKVHHHWKQPYTDSNYGAVFSIWDRLLGTFSSLDIKQVRYGLDRYYPEDKDENVMELMKKPFGKLEK